From a single Lewinella sp. LCG006 genomic region:
- a CDS encoding response regulator, translating into MQEIKLVIIEDDAVIKESLETFLLQHPSIELTASVTSVEAFLEMAQSFRKPLVDVMLLDIGLPGMSGIQGIYHIRQKYPNIDIIILTTFEEDDKIYDALCAGACSYISKRTPLTKIQEAIFTVSRGGSYMSPTIARKIAERFMPKAKKQGDELSERQKQIVQGLVDGLSYKMIGHKLDISLDTVRDHIKRIYRTLEVNNKMEVIKKVMDGEL; encoded by the coding sequence ATGCAAGAAATCAAATTAGTTATCATAGAAGATGATGCAGTCATCAAGGAAAGCTTGGAAACCTTCCTACTTCAGCATCCGTCTATTGAGCTAACAGCTAGCGTTACCAGCGTAGAGGCTTTTTTAGAAATGGCACAGTCTTTCAGGAAACCTCTGGTAGATGTTATGTTATTAGACATTGGGCTGCCCGGCATGTCTGGCATACAAGGCATTTATCATATTCGCCAGAAATACCCCAATATAGACATCATCATCTTGACTACATTTGAGGAAGATGATAAAATCTACGATGCGCTTTGCGCAGGCGCGTGCTCTTATATCTCAAAACGGACACCGCTTACAAAAATCCAGGAAGCCATCTTTACCGTTTCCCGAGGTGGGTCTTATATGTCTCCTACCATAGCGAGGAAGATTGCGGAACGTTTTATGCCTAAAGCCAAAAAACAAGGAGACGAGCTATCGGAACGCCAAAAACAAATCGTTCAAGGATTAGTAGACGGATTGTCCTACAAAATGATCGGTCATAAATTGGATATTTCTTTAGACACCGTCAGAGATCACATCAAGAGGATTTACCGTACCCTGGAGGTTAATAACAAGATGGAAGTGATTAAAAAAGTAATGGATGGTGAGCTGTAA
- a CDS encoding OmpA family protein, with the protein MFRLFFSLLITSIIFSTSLGAQSAENPEAWAFRYVSSNFQWPLDNNSGLARDDFNGGLQFEYFRFLNDNFDVSFPFRIASAQHPLDATGSRTRQAVNFGLDVLLNLNLYKGDVFRPRLFAGVGGLLLETDDLSLDVPMGLGLDFYLGRNTSLSTTFSYHYNSVDFRDHFMAGIGFHIAVDDYDPPAPVVKDRDGDGIVDAEDLCPNTPGIVALNGCPDKDGDGIKDSSDKCPDTPGIAKFEGCPDTDGDGLMDSEDKCPETAGPIDNEGCPITDRDGDGVEDAQDNCPDVKGTVANNGCPTSPMIVTAKDKITGEVLPDTEVALLDGSGQVVKTGTTNSLGVVEFANVEPGNYTIQSKLYGTALEEGTIAASDFNTSTSVQKTVYYNDPNFIIKGKVFYCNSPNPLPSVSLNLSNNATNFMKTTISKSNGEFVFYLDNRAVYELYAKKESFLSQVVNVDAKNYDRSKSVFVRLEICADEVKCGDAINLENILYDTGSAAIRPDAEPDLNKVVQFMRDNTDAKIELSSHTDSRGQASSNLALSQRRAEAAANYIIAQGIAASRVIGKGYGETQLLNRCADGVNCSAAEHQVNRRTEFKVICPE; encoded by the coding sequence ATGTTCAGATTATTTTTCAGCCTACTTATTACGAGCATAATCTTTAGTACCTCATTGGGGGCACAAAGTGCAGAGAACCCCGAAGCATGGGCTTTTCGTTATGTCTCCAGCAACTTTCAGTGGCCACTTGATAACAATTCAGGGCTGGCCCGCGATGATTTCAATGGAGGGCTCCAATTCGAATATTTTCGATTCCTCAACGACAACTTTGATGTAAGTTTTCCATTTCGGATAGCTTCCGCCCAACATCCTCTTGACGCTACCGGTAGCAGAACCAGACAGGCCGTTAATTTTGGTCTGGATGTGCTACTCAATCTAAACCTTTACAAAGGTGATGTTTTCCGCCCGCGCTTATTTGCCGGGGTGGGTGGCCTACTTCTAGAGACCGATGACTTGTCTTTGGACGTACCTATGGGACTGGGCTTAGACTTTTACCTTGGACGTAACACCTCCCTCTCAACCACCTTTTCCTACCATTACAACAGCGTTGATTTCCGCGATCACTTTATGGCAGGTATAGGTTTCCACATTGCTGTGGATGATTACGACCCTCCCGCACCTGTTGTCAAAGACCGAGATGGTGATGGTATCGTTGATGCAGAAGACCTTTGTCCTAACACCCCTGGTATTGTAGCCCTCAACGGCTGCCCCGATAAGGACGGTGACGGCATCAAAGATAGCAGTGACAAATGTCCGGACACTCCTGGCATTGCTAAATTTGAAGGTTGTCCAGATACCGATGGTGATGGCTTGATGGATAGCGAAGACAAGTGCCCGGAAACAGCCGGACCTATAGACAATGAGGGTTGCCCCATCACCGACCGCGATGGCGACGGTGTAGAGGACGCCCAAGACAACTGCCCTGACGTAAAAGGAACAGTAGCCAACAATGGCTGTCCGACCTCACCAATGATCGTTACGGCCAAAGACAAAATCACCGGCGAAGTATTGCCCGACACCGAAGTTGCCCTCCTTGATGGCAGCGGACAGGTTGTAAAAACAGGCACGACCAACAGCCTGGGCGTAGTAGAATTTGCCAACGTGGAGCCTGGTAACTATACCATCCAATCTAAGCTTTACGGCACTGCACTGGAAGAAGGAACAATTGCGGCCAGCGATTTCAATACTTCTACTTCCGTACAGAAAACGGTCTACTATAATGACCCCAACTTTATCATCAAGGGCAAGGTGTTCTATTGTAATAGTCCGAACCCCCTACCCTCTGTATCCCTCAACCTGAGCAACAATGCTACGAACTTTATGAAAACAACAATCTCTAAGAGCAATGGAGAGTTTGTTTTCTACCTGGACAACCGTGCCGTTTACGAATTGTACGCCAAGAAGGAAAGCTTCCTTTCGCAGGTGGTCAATGTGGATGCGAAGAACTACGATCGCTCTAAGTCGGTATTTGTGCGGTTAGAAATCTGTGCCGATGAAGTGAAGTGTGGTGATGCCATCAATCTGGAAAATATCCTTTACGATACCGGTAGTGCGGCCATCCGACCTGATGCAGAACCCGACTTAAACAAGGTGGTTCAATTCATGAGAGACAATACGGATGCGAAAATAGAATTGTCGTCCCATACCGATAGTCGGGGGCAAGCTTCATCCAACCTTGCACTGTCTCAACGCAGAGCAGAAGCGGCAGCCAACTATATCATCGCTCAAGGCATTGCTGCTTCACGGGTGATTGGTAAAGGTTATGGAGAAACCCAATTACTCAACAGGTGTGCTGATGGCGTCAATTGTAGCGCTGCGGAACACCAGGTGAATCGCCGTACGGAATTTAAGGTGATCTGTCCGGAGTAA
- a CDS encoding triple tyrosine motif-containing protein has translation MISNHEINVPLLWLIALLAISPGVFYAQIQSHTFHYLSPEEGLSQASNNFIYHDSKGFVWLSSIDGLNRFDGKSVKVYKSISGDSTSLLGNIITSNFYEDEQTNLWFTSYEGIHCYNREQDHFQRFQIKDDKGVLLKEDYHAFHLDRNGQQQLWVRVGIGAKGRLYLFDVDDKTALALCAIDGQHNFPVLDDKGELKQVVSCNINRARGISILDTQPPFHVRAAFDGKQAEVPAMEIIHLASVKEDKDDVWYLGAKKGLVIFHPKTNQYRILDELNGLEIGSVNSTVSINDSIRWVASSRLGILIFNRKTGQFIGQIPADNPEKLGLRIRIPNKLYKDHQENIWISSFSSGVNYTNLSKQKFAVVDEFIGQNIAAIFETSQGEIFCSYSRGYTTYYPTVEKNEELTSILLADKPSIQFFFEKKNDLWAVGTSQLLKWNKALRQFEYIQDLPNYILYVYQLRDGRTLFATYSGIYELTILEHEAVFTPFHSLGELQQALATSIYETQEGLLYLAVDASRLLVLQTDEHKYSVSRQIEGIGYAKDYHEEKQFLWIATSTGMLKVNKQDGTNDLLNEATSGAPNESYYCIIPDSSGSFWLSCNRGVIRYFPEEKRHHRYTLFDGLQAYEYNTNAFLKTSNGEIWLGGTKGMNRFSPERIKNSPHHAQIQITRLQVNDEPFATAKQIGELKELSLAYNENTLSFDFVALEYSDPENNRLQYQLENHEDDWVDAEKNGFARYSNLPPGDYLFKIKASNSDGVWNEQAYALNIAIKKPWWQTWWFYTISLFAISAIIYSIAMYRLRQALKIERIRVKISSDLHDDVGSVLAGLTMQTEILAQTASEDRQPKLQRISEMSRNAMSRMRDTVWAIDARKDKFKNLLDRIREHAAETLEVKDIHFELKIIDVSLDKNMPTQIRQNLYLICKEAITNTAKHSNGDNCQITFQKHGRNGMQLIIQDNGRIKSNVLKNSGLGHSNLRMRAKEIGAKLEINTDHGFFIQLTIP, from the coding sequence TTGATTAGCAATCATGAAATAAACGTCCCACTGCTGTGGCTGATCGCATTACTCGCGATCAGCCCTGGTGTTTTTTACGCCCAAATTCAAAGCCATACCTTCCATTATCTCTCTCCGGAAGAAGGTTTATCCCAAGCCTCAAACAATTTCATCTACCACGACTCCAAAGGCTTTGTGTGGCTGAGTTCGATAGACGGCTTAAATCGCTTTGATGGCAAATCAGTAAAAGTTTACAAATCCATTTCGGGCGATTCCACTAGTCTACTGGGCAATATCATTACCAGTAATTTTTACGAAGACGAGCAAACCAATCTATGGTTTACGAGCTATGAAGGTATCCATTGTTATAACAGAGAACAGGATCATTTTCAGCGATTTCAAATCAAAGACGACAAGGGGGTATTGCTTAAGGAGGATTACCACGCATTTCATCTCGACAGGAATGGACAACAACAATTGTGGGTCAGAGTAGGAATTGGCGCTAAAGGCAGGCTCTACTTGTTTGATGTTGATGATAAAACAGCACTCGCTTTATGTGCTATTGATGGCCAGCACAATTTCCCTGTATTGGATGACAAAGGGGAGCTTAAGCAGGTCGTTTCCTGTAATATAAACAGAGCCCGGGGAATTAGTATTTTGGACACCCAGCCCCCCTTCCACGTTCGTGCTGCTTTTGACGGAAAGCAAGCGGAGGTGCCCGCAATGGAAATCATCCACCTTGCCAGCGTAAAGGAAGACAAAGACGATGTTTGGTATTTAGGAGCTAAAAAAGGGCTGGTCATCTTCCACCCCAAGACGAACCAGTATCGCATCCTCGATGAGTTGAACGGCCTTGAGATAGGGAGCGTTAATTCGACGGTTAGTATCAATGATTCTATACGCTGGGTCGCTAGTTCAAGGCTGGGTATACTGATTTTCAATAGAAAAACTGGGCAGTTTATTGGGCAAATCCCTGCTGACAATCCTGAAAAGCTGGGCTTGCGCATCAGGATACCCAATAAATTATACAAGGACCATCAAGAAAACATCTGGATAAGCAGCTTTTCATCTGGCGTAAATTATACCAATTTAAGCAAGCAAAAATTCGCTGTTGTAGACGAATTTATTGGTCAAAACATTGCCGCCATTTTTGAAACCAGCCAAGGAGAAATTTTTTGCAGCTACTCTAGGGGCTATACCACTTATTATCCAACAGTTGAAAAGAACGAAGAACTTACTTCTATACTTTTAGCCGATAAACCATCCATCCAATTTTTCTTTGAAAAAAAGAATGATCTATGGGCAGTCGGCACAAGCCAATTACTAAAATGGAATAAGGCATTACGTCAGTTTGAATATATTCAAGATTTACCCAACTACATACTATATGTTTATCAGCTTCGAGATGGGCGCACTCTTTTTGCTACGTACTCGGGAATTTATGAGTTGACCATCTTGGAGCACGAAGCTGTATTTACGCCTTTCCACTCGCTTGGAGAACTCCAACAAGCGTTGGCAACCTCCATTTATGAGACACAGGAGGGGCTACTGTATTTAGCGGTAGATGCTTCCAGGCTTTTAGTTTTACAAACAGATGAGCACAAATACAGTGTAAGCCGTCAAATTGAAGGGATTGGTTATGCCAAAGACTACCATGAGGAAAAGCAGTTTTTATGGATCGCTACCTCTACGGGGATGCTTAAAGTAAACAAGCAGGATGGAACCAATGACTTACTCAATGAAGCCACTAGTGGTGCGCCTAATGAAAGTTACTACTGCATTATACCAGATAGCTCGGGTAGCTTCTGGTTGAGTTGTAACAGAGGCGTCATTCGTTATTTCCCGGAAGAAAAAAGGCATCATCGTTACACGCTTTTCGATGGTTTACAGGCTTATGAGTACAACACCAATGCTTTTTTGAAAACGAGTAATGGTGAAATCTGGCTGGGTGGCACCAAGGGCATGAATCGGTTTTCGCCAGAGCGCATTAAAAATTCGCCTCATCATGCACAGATACAAATAACACGTTTACAGGTTAATGATGAGCCGTTTGCAACGGCAAAACAAATTGGCGAACTCAAGGAGTTGTCATTAGCGTACAATGAAAACACCCTCTCCTTTGATTTTGTAGCGCTAGAGTATAGTGACCCTGAAAACAATCGGCTTCAATATCAACTCGAAAACCATGAAGATGACTGGGTAGATGCTGAAAAGAATGGCTTTGCCCGTTATTCAAACTTACCACCTGGTGATTACCTGTTCAAGATAAAAGCTTCCAACTCAGACGGTGTTTGGAATGAACAAGCTTATGCTTTAAACATAGCTATCAAAAAACCTTGGTGGCAGACGTGGTGGTTTTATACCATCTCTCTATTTGCGATCTCTGCGATTATTTACAGCATTGCCATGTATCGCTTACGGCAAGCCTTAAAAATTGAACGTATTCGCGTCAAAATTTCCAGTGATTTACATGACGATGTAGGTAGTGTATTGGCAGGCCTAACGATGCAGACAGAAATTCTGGCACAGACCGCTTCAGAAGATCGTCAACCCAAATTGCAACGGATTAGTGAAATGAGCAGAAATGCCATGTCTCGAATGAGAGACACCGTTTGGGCAATTGATGCTCGAAAAGACAAGTTCAAAAACCTTTTGGATCGCATTCGGGAGCATGCCGCAGAAACGCTGGAGGTAAAAGACATCCATTTCGAGCTGAAAATTATTGACGTTTCCTTGG